A window of the Mesotoga prima MesG1.Ag.4.2 genome harbors these coding sequences:
- a CDS encoding carbohydrate ABC transporter permease, producing the protein MNVPRLNRKVKTAAGIASVYFTLLLIGFVFIYPVIYIVSYSFMDTEDLVNPLVRWLPTKLYIGNFSEAASVLDFAPTLMKTLIVTVLPSILQTISASIVGYGFSRFRFPGKKIMLAALLATFIIPPQVTMIPQFLMFRDLKLLETIWAFILPATFTQGIRSAIFVLIFYQFFNMLPRSLEEAAKIDGASTFKIFYRIAVPSATPAYIIAFLFSLVWYWNETTLTALYLGEKWATLPLKLQNFAVTFRRLYPADPYSVVGKNLNEAIVMAGTFLTLIPLLMIYFFTQSWFVESIDRTGITGE; encoded by the coding sequence TTGAACGTTCCGCGACTGAACAGGAAGGTGAAGACTGCGGCCGGCATTGCCTCGGTCTATTTCACCCTGCTACTGATCGGCTTCGTCTTTATATACCCGGTGATATACATAGTATCGTACAGCTTCATGGACACCGAGGATCTCGTCAACCCGCTGGTGAGATGGCTGCCGACGAAGCTCTATATCGGGAATTTCAGCGAGGCGGCCAGTGTGCTGGATTTCGCGCCCACCCTGATGAAGACGCTCATCGTGACGGTCCTGCCCTCGATCCTCCAGACCATCTCGGCCTCGATTGTCGGGTATGGCTTCTCGCGCTTCCGCTTCCCTGGAAAAAAGATAATGCTCGCGGCGCTACTGGCGACCTTTATAATCCCCCCGCAGGTCACCATGATTCCCCAGTTTCTCATGTTCCGCGATCTCAAACTCCTCGAGACGATCTGGGCCTTCATACTCCCGGCGACCTTCACGCAGGGAATCAGAAGCGCCATATTCGTGCTGATCTTCTATCAGTTTTTCAACATGCTCCCGCGCTCGCTCGAAGAGGCGGCCAAGATAGATGGAGCCTCGACTTTCAAGATTTTCTACCGGATAGCCGTGCCTTCGGCTACCCCGGCGTATATAATAGCCTTTCTTTTCTCGCTGGTCTGGTACTGGAACGAAACGACGCTCACGGCCCTCTACCTCGGAGAGAAATGGGCCACGCTGCCGCTTAAGCTCCAGAATTTCGCCGTCACCTTCAGGAGACTCTACCCGGCCGATCCCTACTCGGTGGTGGGCAAGAACCTAAACGAAGCGATAGTAATGGCCGGAACCTTCCTGACTCTGATCCCGTTGCTCATGATATATTTCTTCACGCAGAGCTGGTTCGTCGAAAGCATAGACAGAACCGGCATAACCGGGGAGTGA
- a CDS encoding carbohydrate ABC transporter permease yields the protein MRMKIRTREALQGLAFISPWLIGFLIFTLVPLVRTFWLSLNEVRVTASGIRTFFVDFKNYKDAFLTDVTFSGMLIDYALQMAVYIPVIISFSMAVALLLNLKIKGQGLFRTIFFLPVIISSGPVLAELTDKGAMTFEGLTNLGFLVNLQATLPPSIARLLAFAVGSFIVILWFSGVQILIYLASLQKIDRSMYEAARIDGASGWQILWKLTIPSLIPITFINIVYTIVTVSTFSTSAVIQKIQTDMYRPEKGLGYASALSWIYFLVMLAIIGMFVLINVIYRKKGGERS from the coding sequence ATGAGAATGAAAATAAGGACCAGAGAGGCGCTCCAGGGCCTGGCCTTCATATCACCCTGGCTCATTGGTTTTCTGATTTTCACGCTCGTACCGCTGGTTAGGACTTTCTGGCTGAGCCTCAACGAGGTCAGGGTTACGGCAAGCGGGATCCGCACCTTCTTCGTGGACTTCAAGAATTACAAGGACGCCTTCCTGACCGACGTGACGTTTTCTGGAATGTTGATCGACTACGCTCTGCAAATGGCAGTCTATATACCGGTAATCATCTCCTTCTCTATGGCCGTCGCGCTTCTGCTCAATCTCAAGATTAAGGGACAGGGCCTCTTCAGGACGATCTTCTTCCTCCCCGTGATAATCTCCAGCGGGCCGGTCCTGGCCGAACTGACCGACAAAGGCGCGATGACCTTCGAGGGACTGACAAACCTCGGTTTCCTCGTAAATCTCCAGGCCACACTGCCACCGTCGATCGCCAGGCTGCTCGCCTTCGCAGTCGGCTCTTTCATAGTGATCCTCTGGTTCTCGGGCGTGCAGATTCTCATCTACCTCGCCTCACTCCAGAAGATCGACAGGAGTATGTACGAAGCGGCCAGGATCGACGGGGCTTCCGGCTGGCAGATCCTCTGGAAGCTGACGATTCCTTCGCTCATCCCTATTACCTTCATAAACATCGTATATACGATAGTGACCGTCTCTACCTTCTCCACAAGCGCCGTGATCCAGAAGATACAGACGGACATGTACAGACCGGAAAAGGGGCTCGGCTACGCCTCGGCCCTCTCATGGATCTACTTTCTGGTCATGCTCGCGATCATAGGGATGTTCGTTCTGATCAACGTGATATACAGAAAGAAGGGGGGCGAGAGGTCTTGA
- a CDS encoding DUF5696 domain-containing protein has translation MRVNRAVVGYAIKIALLVLATVLLGLLLDYEPGESLGTPPVAFVQRPYTFESPVFEKILGNENLELYFDKRSAGIKLVDLRNGKVWHSVLEEADRSLNNVWQAFFSSGVTLEHIDARNTVRRLNSVRDGETGFVDLSSDSFSVAIAFPDVGAAIEVKYTLGVDSLDISVTRVEEGAIKLTSLYLYPFMGASKGTVPGSFLIPDGIGAELNLSKKTIATSPFIARVYGRDEGFTDIPTTFSLDMVTDPERITLPFFAITAGDSAMLGVIAGGDLYAEVQAYKSGIVTPFNWITTRFIYREMYRKLLNKKGEGVSIPQAQRNAVSPTLRFYFLDGKNSSPSGIAAKAREDFLRRGLIPSRRLEQVVPLKLEFLVSESEKTTFGRKVHIMTPQSELEKILTDVRRYSQRTVVVLRGYTSGGLSTSSPDHLPLERKAIEDISRLSDFYFYVDYLTAYEGSGGVSRARYAQNRSEQIMIDGPRFIIDPRETASFVLEELESFSKLGIEKFALANLAELAFSTRDSNRTENVEALLETVSLFDGPILYNPNLYMISRASHVSDIPVSNSGYLIEDSVVPLLPLVLRESFWLFTAPINLTSDFRRELLRAVDYGLFPGFYITFESSMKLVETASSDLFSTGYESWSEKIEFAYDFVSKALENTVGSRLVERVEVADGLFRNTYDNGTSITLNYNENPARAGDLEIEPLSYVVEVSR, from the coding sequence ATGCGGGTTAACAGGGCAGTGGTCGGTTACGCGATAAAGATAGCGCTTCTGGTTCTGGCGACGGTCCTTCTGGGCCTTCTGCTCGATTATGAGCCCGGCGAATCGTTGGGAACGCCCCCGGTGGCCTTCGTTCAGAGGCCGTACACCTTCGAGAGCCCGGTCTTCGAAAAGATTCTTGGGAACGAAAATCTGGAGCTGTACTTCGACAAAAGGTCGGCCGGGATAAAGCTCGTCGATCTGAGAAACGGCAAAGTCTGGCATTCGGTTCTGGAAGAGGCCGATAGATCGCTAAACAACGTCTGGCAGGCCTTCTTTAGCTCGGGCGTCACGCTCGAACACATAGACGCCAGGAACACCGTCAGACGGCTGAACTCAGTCAGGGACGGTGAGACTGGCTTTGTAGATCTCTCTTCGGATAGCTTCAGCGTGGCCATCGCTTTCCCCGATGTAGGGGCCGCAATCGAGGTCAAATATACACTCGGGGTCGATTCTCTGGATATATCGGTCACGCGGGTCGAAGAGGGCGCGATCAAATTGACTTCACTCTACCTCTACCCATTCATGGGCGCATCGAAAGGAACGGTTCCCGGAAGCTTCCTCATTCCCGACGGTATAGGCGCGGAGCTCAACCTCTCGAAAAAGACGATCGCTACCTCGCCCTTCATCGCGAGGGTGTATGGACGGGACGAAGGCTTCACAGATATTCCGACTACTTTCAGCCTGGATATGGTGACCGATCCAGAGAGAATAACCCTGCCCTTCTTCGCGATAACGGCCGGCGACTCGGCTATGCTAGGCGTGATAGCGGGCGGCGATCTCTACGCCGAGGTCCAGGCCTACAAGTCTGGCATAGTCACCCCCTTCAACTGGATAACCACAAGATTCATATACAGGGAAATGTACAGAAAGCTCCTGAACAAGAAGGGCGAGGGCGTAAGCATACCTCAGGCTCAGAGGAACGCCGTGTCGCCGACGTTGAGATTTTACTTTCTCGACGGCAAGAACTCGTCCCCGTCGGGGATAGCCGCCAAAGCCAGGGAGGATTTCCTTCGGAGGGGACTCATCCCCTCGCGCCGGCTCGAGCAGGTCGTCCCGCTGAAGCTGGAGTTCCTGGTTTCGGAAAGCGAAAAGACCACCTTCGGCAGAAAGGTCCATATAATGACTCCACAGAGCGAACTGGAGAAAATACTTACCGACGTCAGGAGATACTCTCAACGGACCGTGGTCGTTTTGAGGGGCTACACCTCCGGCGGGCTCTCCACCTCCTCGCCCGATCACCTGCCCCTGGAGAGGAAAGCGATAGAAGATATATCAAGGCTAAGCGACTTCTATTTCTATGTGGACTATCTGACGGCTTACGAAGGATCCGGGGGCGTATCGAGAGCCCGCTACGCTCAGAACAGATCTGAACAGATCATGATCGACGGTCCGAGATTCATCATAGATCCGCGGGAAACGGCCTCTTTCGTGCTCGAAGAACTCGAGAGCTTCTCGAAACTCGGGATCGAGAAGTTCGCCCTCGCCAACCTCGCCGAACTGGCCTTCTCGACCAGGGACAGTAACAGAACTGAAAACGTGGAAGCCCTTTTGGAGACGGTCTCGCTCTTCGACGGGCCGATCCTGTACAACCCCAACCTTTACATGATCTCCAGGGCTTCACACGTCTCCGACATCCCCGTCTCGAACTCGGGTTACCTCATAGAAGACAGCGTCGTCCCGCTTCTGCCGTTGGTGTTGAGGGAGTCCTTCTGGCTCTTCACCGCTCCCATAAACCTCACGTCCGACTTCAGACGTGAACTGCTCAGGGCCGTCGATTATGGGCTCTTCCCTGGCTTCTACATAACTTTCGAGAGTTCGATGAAACTTGTAGAGACCGCCTCGTCCGACCTCTTCTCCACCGGGTACGAAAGCTGGAGCGAGAAGATCGAGTTCGCCTACGACTTCGTCTCGAAGGCCCTCGAAAATACGGTCGGCTCACGGCTCGTCGAACGCGTCGAAGTGGCTGACGGTCTCTTCAGAAACACCTACGATAACGGAACGTCCATAACGCTGAACTACAACGAAAACCCGGCGAGAGCGGGAGATCTCGAAATAGAGCCTCTCTCCTACGTTGTCGAGGTGAGCAGATGA
- a CDS encoding NHL repeat-containing protein has translation MKRLITLVFLLAAAVLCASVSYNTYTVGIGSFLVKSQEAFEPTEVLYGEFLSPEDLFVRDGKLYVADSGNSRIAVLDGKEVSYLAEWEVLNPQGIYVDETGTLYIADSWARNVYKYDGQGVQTGVLSRPDSPLYGKSNDFIPLKVAADRRGNVYVLSQGVTNGLVVFNRDGKFVGFFGANEPDVTLRMILQRLFFTQSQKEQLLRIKPPSPGNLVVEDSGLVWTVTTGLTDKAIKRFNVAGTNIYGDLDFSSSDFIDLDIDAFGNVYALSSTGLIFIYDSYGNLLFLFGGQSYYENRRGLLRSPVAIDVAGDGRIYVLDKEDGTITVFSPTAFGSLVLKGVSYYNQGMYLEGEAIWREIQKLNSSFLLTYKVLGNIEFKRDNYGQAFDYFSLAQDKRSYSEAFWHLRNDWLQKVVGLLFVALVALAVFDLVRSVLKRQGKIKPRSRAGREIRFRLFRELKASLKFLKNPFDAVYEMKRNGAVSFSTATLLYIWMYVQNVLILYLASPLFVGFRARNIDFLALFYDTYRLLFLWIVGNFLVSEISEGEGTFKHIYIGTIEAFLPILLFALPLALVTNLLTLNEAFIYTFSMQALNVWSLVMLLIIISQVHNFTFGETVKNVLLTLFAMLLLALLIFLVIILLREEIDFFVSIVQELIFHAG, from the coding sequence ATGAAGAGGCTGATCACTCTCGTATTCCTTCTGGCCGCGGCGGTACTATGCGCAAGCGTTTCCTATAACACGTACACCGTCGGGATCGGCTCATTTCTCGTCAAATCCCAGGAGGCCTTTGAGCCGACCGAAGTGCTTTACGGGGAGTTTCTCTCTCCGGAGGACCTCTTCGTCAGGGACGGTAAGCTGTACGTCGCCGACTCCGGCAACTCTCGGATAGCCGTGCTCGACGGGAAAGAAGTTAGCTACCTGGCCGAATGGGAGGTGCTGAACCCGCAGGGGATCTACGTGGATGAGACGGGAACGCTCTACATCGCCGACTCCTGGGCCAGAAACGTTTACAAATACGACGGACAGGGAGTCCAGACCGGTGTGCTGAGCAGACCAGACTCGCCGCTTTACGGCAAGAGCAACGACTTCATCCCGCTAAAAGTGGCGGCAGACAGGCGCGGGAACGTCTATGTGCTCAGCCAGGGCGTCACGAACGGACTCGTCGTTTTCAACAGAGATGGAAAGTTCGTCGGTTTCTTCGGAGCGAACGAACCCGACGTAACGCTGAGGATGATCCTCCAGAGGCTATTCTTCACACAGTCTCAGAAAGAGCAGCTTCTCCGCATCAAGCCGCCCTCGCCAGGCAACCTGGTGGTGGAAGACTCCGGCCTGGTATGGACGGTAACCACCGGTCTCACAGATAAGGCGATTAAGAGGTTCAACGTCGCCGGTACCAACATATACGGCGACCTCGACTTCTCCAGTTCCGATTTCATAGATCTCGACATAGACGCGTTCGGGAACGTGTACGCCCTGAGCTCGACGGGCCTGATCTTTATCTACGACTCGTATGGGAATCTGCTCTTCCTTTTCGGCGGTCAGAGCTACTACGAAAATAGGAGGGGGCTGCTCAGGTCTCCGGTGGCTATCGACGTGGCCGGGGACGGCAGGATCTACGTTCTCGACAAAGAGGACGGAACGATAACGGTTTTCTCGCCCACGGCCTTCGGCAGCCTGGTGCTGAAGGGTGTCAGTTATTACAACCAGGGGATGTATCTGGAGGGAGAGGCTATCTGGCGTGAAATACAGAAGCTGAACAGCAGTTTTCTCCTGACTTACAAAGTGCTGGGCAACATAGAGTTCAAGAGGGACAACTACGGGCAGGCCTTCGACTACTTCTCGCTGGCGCAGGATAAGCGCAGCTACTCCGAGGCCTTCTGGCATCTCAGAAACGACTGGCTCCAGAAGGTCGTCGGTCTTCTCTTCGTGGCGCTTGTGGCGCTGGCCGTTTTCGATCTCGTCCGTTCGGTCCTCAAGCGGCAGGGGAAGATAAAGCCGCGGTCCAGGGCCGGCAGAGAGATAAGGTTCAGACTGTTCAGGGAGTTGAAGGCTTCGCTGAAGTTCCTGAAGAACCCCTTCGACGCCGTTTACGAGATGAAGAGAAACGGGGCGGTTTCCTTCTCCACTGCCACGTTGCTTTACATATGGATGTACGTTCAAAACGTATTGATTCTCTATCTGGCGTCGCCGCTCTTTGTGGGCTTCAGGGCGCGCAACATCGATTTTCTGGCGCTCTTCTACGACACCTACAGGCTGCTCTTTCTCTGGATAGTGGGAAACTTTCTAGTGAGCGAGATCTCCGAGGGCGAGGGGACTTTCAAACACATCTACATAGGCACTATCGAAGCCTTCCTGCCAATCCTGCTCTTCGCCCTGCCTCTGGCGCTCGTGACCAACCTGCTGACGCTCAACGAGGCCTTCATATACACCTTTTCGATGCAGGCCCTGAACGTCTGGTCGCTCGTTATGCTCCTGATCATAATTTCTCAGGTTCACAACTTCACCTTTGGCGAGACGGTGAAGAACGTTTTGCTGACGCTCTTCGCGATGCTTCTTCTCGCCCTGCTGATCTTCCTCGTGATCATACTTCTGCGCGAGGAGATCGATTTCTTCGTCTCGATCGTCCAGGAGCTGATCTTCCATGCGGGTTAA
- a CDS encoding carbohydrate ABC transporter permease, translating to MAFQGTKINPRRFHRSQIKFYAILIPLALFMSLPIIFIFMNAFKPPNELFAFPPRIFVRNPTWDNFKALFNTVTQSGIPVSRYLFNSLLISLLTVLATILVGTAAGYVLSKKQFRLKKLLFEINTLALMFVPIAVMIPRYIIIARTGLVDSFLVHILPNLAMPVGLFLVKQFIDQIPDSLIEAARLDGANDWFIYGKIILPLTKPAIATIAILSFQTAWSSVEASNFYINQESLKNFAYYMSTLTSSTSAIAGQGVAAAAGLIMFLPSLVIFIFTQSKVMNTMAHSGIK from the coding sequence ATGGCCTTTCAGGGCACGAAGATAAACCCGCGGAGGTTTCACAGGAGCCAGATAAAGTTTTACGCGATTCTCATACCTCTGGCCCTCTTCATGTCGCTTCCGATAATCTTCATCTTCATGAACGCCTTCAAGCCGCCGAATGAACTATTCGCCTTTCCGCCGAGAATCTTCGTGAGGAACCCCACCTGGGACAACTTCAAGGCTCTCTTCAACACGGTCACCCAGTCAGGCATACCGGTGAGCAGATACCTCTTCAACAGTCTGTTGATCTCTCTCCTCACTGTTCTGGCGACTATCCTGGTTGGAACGGCGGCCGGGTACGTTTTATCCAAGAAGCAGTTCAGGCTCAAGAAACTGCTCTTCGAAATCAACACGCTGGCGCTCATGTTCGTGCCGATCGCGGTAATGATACCACGCTACATAATAATAGCTAGGACCGGGCTGGTGGACAGCTTTCTGGTTCACATACTGCCCAACCTAGCCATGCCCGTCGGCCTCTTCTTGGTGAAGCAGTTCATAGACCAGATACCCGACTCGCTCATAGAGGCGGCAAGACTCGACGGCGCCAACGACTGGTTCATATACGGCAAGATCATACTGCCCCTCACCAAACCCGCAATCGCAACGATTGCCATACTCTCCTTCCAGACGGCCTGGAGCTCTGTGGAGGCCTCCAATTTCTATATAAACCAGGAGAGCCTGAAGAACTTCGCCTATTATATGTCGACGCTCACCAGCTCCACCAGCGCCATAGCCGGCCAGGGAGTGGCTGCGGCGGCCGGCCTCATAATGTTCCTGCCCAGCCTTGTCATCTTCATATTCACCCAGAGCAAGGTGATGAACACCATGGCTCATTCCGGTATAAAGTGA
- a CDS encoding carbohydrate ABC transporter permease, translating into MSELKRSDGRWIVAFLGPYAVIFTIFIIVPIIIAVLLSFTNFNTIQFPDFVGLKNYISLFTYDDVFMQYVLPNTIKFALIVGPLGYALSFFLAWMLAQIPRVPRTILALIIYSPSMTVGVAMQVIWLTIFSGDKSGYLNSLLMNLGLINQPVQWLQSPQYLMITMIIVTLWSSMGVGFLAMLAGVLNTDPELYEAGYVDGISKRWQEIFYITVPLMKPQMLFGAVMSVVSTFQAGYIGVLLSGSNPTPQYAGQLIVNHIEDYGFLRYEMGYAATISVVLLLMIWISSKFVWSIFGERE; encoded by the coding sequence GTGAGTGAGCTGAAAAGATCCGACGGAAGATGGATAGTGGCCTTTCTGGGGCCGTACGCGGTGATCTTCACCATATTCATAATCGTACCGATAATAATCGCGGTACTGCTCTCGTTCACCAATTTCAACACGATCCAGTTTCCCGATTTCGTGGGGCTGAAGAACTATATCTCCCTCTTCACCTACGACGACGTTTTCATGCAGTACGTTCTTCCCAACACCATCAAGTTCGCGCTCATAGTCGGACCGTTGGGTTACGCCCTCTCCTTCTTCCTCGCCTGGATGCTGGCCCAGATTCCGAGGGTGCCCAGAACGATTCTGGCCCTCATCATTTACTCGCCTTCGATGACGGTAGGGGTGGCCATGCAGGTAATCTGGCTGACGATCTTCAGTGGTGACAAGTCCGGTTACCTGAACAGCCTCCTGATGAACCTTGGTCTCATAAACCAGCCCGTGCAGTGGCTCCAGTCGCCGCAGTACCTCATGATCACGATGATAATAGTGACCCTCTGGAGCAGCATGGGCGTTGGTTTTCTCGCCATGCTCGCAGGTGTGCTCAACACCGATCCGGAGCTTTATGAGGCCGGTTACGTCGACGGGATCTCTAAACGCTGGCAGGAGATCTTCTATATCACCGTACCGCTCATGAAGCCCCAAATGCTTTTCGGGGCGGTGATGTCGGTCGTCTCGACCTTCCAGGCCGGTTACATAGGCGTTCTGCTTTCCGGTTCGAACCCGACGCCCCAGTACGCCGGCCAGCTCATAGTCAACCATATAGAGGACTACGGCTTTTTGAGATACGAGATGGGCTACGCCGCCACGATATCGGTCGTACTTCTGCTCATGATATGGATCTCTTCGAAGTTCGTCTGGTCGATCTTCGGGGAAAGGGAGTGA
- a CDS encoding extracellular solute-binding protein: MGANLAVPYSTLLPDIEPSYGGGTVWASPPLSENLRRNDGLELKISLSARGHYVIRLGYTVTGSSILPPEVSVEINGAYQFLEAQRVPLVQYWKYETLDFPLNRYGDEVLPSQTMLSTRLDYTLRDSSSLFREPLLFSFEEGENTVKVTLLSGEITLHSLEVLSLEVIPDYTKPDADRPKDDFITIVEAEHPSYKSDTTINSASSRSLDVVPFDTYRSLLNTFGGVSWKNGGQTVFYEFEVPSDGYYSIAFKYIQDSKSKMRVFRRITIDGTVPCKELESYPFDSSTDWKIETLQSGGESLELYLAGGRHTLGIAVDVSVYESVLMTLKTMIAQINDFALQIRYLTGGGEIDRNVEWEIEDYFPGIDETLAAMREALIREYSVASRINGNEHSQELTSFRTAIMFLERLMKDPDDIPKKLDLLVGSVGSIVSELSVALNGFQNMPLTLDRVYIYSGEAAPTFKKASIFASLWEGIKRFVDSFKPVRYKAVGSEGSVVLEVWINRARQYSDIIQQLVDDDFTPRTGIAVDLSIIKDEQKLILANAAGKSPDIALGISNWIPFEMGIRGAALALSDFEDFPLFARNFMPGTFLPFMYEGKVYGLPETQDFYLTFYRKDVLGMLNITVPSTWEEVKLILPELQRNGMNYYIPIGGMASSKAFMTTAPFFFQHQARLYSEDGLSTAIDRKEGLEAIREMTDLFTIYGMPLQVSSFFEHFRKADIPIGVSNLATYVQLMIAAPELKGLWALAPSPGVDQGDVERWQTGSAQAVAIFADTAYPQEAWQFLKWWLSRETQSRFVFQVLSTYGLEYLILPSNRFAFEDVPLPHEDKEAIREQWKWLQEVPRSPATYILEREISNIWNRIVLEGKPIRVAVDEAVQRINREILRKMEEFGYVVDGKKVKEYDIPDLEKILAWWSE, encoded by the coding sequence ATGGGCGCGAATCTCGCGGTTCCGTACTCCACGCTCTTGCCGGATATTGAACCTTCTTACGGCGGTGGGACCGTCTGGGCCTCGCCGCCCCTTTCTGAAAACCTCCGGAGAAACGACGGCCTCGAGTTGAAGATAAGTCTGAGCGCGCGCGGCCACTACGTCATCAGGCTCGGTTACACGGTTACCGGCTCTTCGATCCTCCCACCCGAAGTTTCAGTCGAGATAAACGGCGCTTACCAGTTCCTCGAGGCGCAGAGAGTTCCGCTCGTTCAGTACTGGAAATACGAGACGCTGGATTTCCCGCTGAACAGATATGGAGACGAAGTCCTACCCTCTCAGACGATGCTCTCGACCCGGCTCGATTACACGCTGCGTGACTCCTCGAGCCTTTTCAGGGAACCGCTGCTCTTCTCGTTCGAGGAGGGTGAAAACACGGTGAAAGTGACACTCCTCTCTGGAGAGATAACCCTGCACTCGCTGGAAGTGCTATCGCTCGAGGTAATTCCCGATTACACGAAACCCGACGCGGACCGGCCGAAAGATGATTTTATCACGATAGTGGAGGCCGAACACCCTTCTTACAAGAGCGACACCACCATCAACTCGGCCTCGAGCAGGAGTCTCGATGTCGTTCCCTTCGACACTTACCGCTCGCTTCTCAATACCTTTGGCGGGGTCTCCTGGAAGAACGGTGGACAGACCGTCTTCTACGAATTTGAGGTACCCTCGGACGGCTACTACAGTATAGCCTTCAAATATATTCAGGATTCGAAGTCGAAGATGAGAGTCTTTAGAAGGATAACGATAGACGGCACCGTGCCATGTAAAGAGCTCGAAAGCTACCCCTTTGACTCCTCGACCGACTGGAAGATAGAAACTCTCCAGAGTGGCGGGGAGAGCCTGGAGCTCTACCTCGCCGGGGGCAGGCATACGCTCGGAATTGCCGTCGACGTGAGCGTTTACGAGAGCGTCCTGATGACTTTGAAAACTATGATAGCCCAAATAAACGACTTCGCCTTGCAGATAAGATACCTCACGGGCGGGGGCGAGATCGACAGGAACGTGGAGTGGGAGATCGAGGACTACTTCCCCGGGATAGATGAAACTCTGGCCGCCATGAGAGAGGCACTCATTCGGGAATACTCGGTGGCCTCCCGGATAAACGGCAACGAGCACTCGCAGGAATTGACCTCTTTCAGAACGGCCATAATGTTCTTGGAGAGGCTTATGAAAGACCCTGACGATATACCGAAAAAGCTCGATTTGCTGGTTGGAAGCGTCGGGTCGATCGTCTCGGAACTCTCCGTCGCCCTGAACGGTTTCCAGAATATGCCGCTCACTCTAGACCGCGTATACATCTACTCCGGTGAAGCTGCCCCCACCTTCAAGAAGGCCTCCATCTTCGCCTCTCTTTGGGAGGGGATCAAGAGGTTCGTCGATTCCTTCAAACCGGTCCGGTACAAAGCCGTGGGGAGTGAAGGGTCGGTGGTTTTGGAAGTGTGGATAAACAGGGCCAGACAGTACTCTGACATAATCCAGCAGCTCGTGGACGACGATTTCACCCCCAGAACTGGGATAGCGGTGGATCTATCGATCATCAAAGATGAACAGAAGCTGATCCTGGCCAACGCGGCGGGTAAGTCGCCGGACATCGCCCTCGGGATAAGCAACTGGATACCCTTCGAGATGGGGATAAGGGGCGCGGCCCTTGCCCTCTCGGATTTCGAAGACTTCCCGCTCTTCGCCCGCAACTTCATGCCCGGAACCTTTCTTCCCTTCATGTACGAAGGTAAAGTCTACGGTCTCCCCGAGACGCAGGATTTCTATCTCACCTTCTACAGAAAAGATGTGCTCGGTATGCTCAACATCACGGTGCCCTCGACCTGGGAGGAGGTAAAGCTCATACTACCGGAGCTGCAAAGAAACGGCATGAACTACTACATTCCGATCGGAGGGATGGCCTCCTCCAAGGCCTTCATGACCACGGCTCCCTTCTTCTTCCAGCACCAAGCGCGGCTGTACAGCGAAGACGGTCTTAGCACTGCGATAGACAGGAAGGAAGGTCTGGAGGCGATACGCGAGATGACCGACCTCTTCACCATATACGGCATGCCCCTCCAGGTATCCAGCTTCTTTGAGCATTTCAGGAAGGCCGACATCCCAATCGGCGTAAGCAATCTTGCAACCTACGTCCAGCTGATGATAGCCGCTCCCGAGCTGAAAGGCCTCTGGGCTCTGGCCCCCTCGCCCGGGGTCGATCAAGGTGACGTCGAGAGGTGGCAGACCGGTTCGGCCCAGGCGGTGGCGATCTTCGCCGATACCGCTTACCCGCAAGAGGCCTGGCAGTTCCTCAAATGGTGGCTCTCACGGGAGACTCAATCTCGCTTCGTCTTCCAGGTTCTCAGCACGTACGGGCTCGAGTATCTGATCCTCCCCTCGAACAGGTTCGCCTTCGAGGACGTGCCGCTTCCCCATGAAGACAAAGAAGCGATACGCGAACAGTGGAAGTGGCTCCAGGAAGTCCCCAGGAGTCCCGCAACTTACATCCTGGAGCGCGAGATAAGCAACATTTGGAACAGAATAGTTCTCGAAGGAAAACCTATAAGGGTGGCCGTCGACGAGGCCGTGCAGAGGATCAACAGGGAGATCCTCAGGAAGATGGAGGAGTTCGGTTACGTCGTGGACGGGAAAAAAGTCAAAGAGTACGATATCCCCGATCTCGAAAAAATACTGGCCTGGTGGAGTGAGTGA